A genomic region of Limnohabitans curvus contains the following coding sequences:
- a CDS encoding c-type cytochrome: MKKIVSIAFALTVSAVSSLAFAQDIKGDANAGEKKIAMCIGCHGIVGYQASFPEVYKVPKISGQNEKYITTVLNAYKKGERKHPTMRGIADSLSDQDMADISAYYANHGKVEGASLPDKAKEPNAKVAALLTKGACASCHGENFAKPIDPSYPKIAGQNADYLFVALKSYKVEGAATWGRSNGVMGGVAKQFSNAELKELANYMAAQQGDLKTVPQSKFR; this comes from the coding sequence ATGAAAAAGATTGTCTCGATCGCGTTTGCTCTGACTGTATCTGCCGTGTCTTCACTGGCATTTGCGCAAGACATCAAAGGTGATGCTAACGCAGGTGAAAAGAAAATTGCCATGTGCATCGGCTGCCACGGCATCGTCGGTTACCAGGCCAGTTTTCCCGAAGTTTATAAGGTTCCCAAAATTTCTGGCCAAAACGAAAAATACATCACCACTGTTTTGAACGCCTACAAAAAAGGCGAGCGCAAACACCCCACCATGCGCGGCATTGCCGACAGCTTGAGTGACCAAGACATGGCCGATATCTCGGCTTATTACGCCAACCATGGCAAGGTCGAAGGTGCATCGCTGCCTGACAAAGCCAAAGAGCCCAACGCCAAAGTGGCCGCTTTGCTGACCAAAGGTGCATGTGCCTCATGCCATGGCGAAAATTTTGCCAAACCGATTGATCCCAGCTATCCCAAGATCGCTGGCCAAAATGCCGACTACTTGTTTGTGGCTTTGAAGTCTTACAAGGTGGAAGGTGCCGCCACGTGGGGCCGCAGCAACGGTGTGATGGGTGGTGTGGCCAAGCAGTTCAGCAATGCTGAGCTGAAAGAGCTGGCCAACTACATGGCCGCACAGCAGGGCGATTTGAAAACCGTGCCGCAAAGCAAGTTCCGCTAA
- a CDS encoding AAA family ATPase, with the protein MKFKGTDTYVATQDLMLAVNAAIALKRPLLVKGEPGTGKTMLAEEVSQALGLPLLQWHIKSTTKAQQGLYEYDAVSRLRDSQMADPESAARVKDINNYILKGVLWQAFTSEQPVALLIDEIDKADIEFPNDLLRELDRMEFYCYETRQLIKAKTRPLVFITSNNEKELPDAFLRRCFFHYIKFPDADTMRHIVQVHFPTIKQDLLSVAMKTFFDIRNLPGLKKKPSTSELIDWLKLLVAEDIPLEALQTADDKVSIPPLVGALLKNEQDTTLFEKLVFMQSRNR; encoded by the coding sequence ATGAAATTCAAAGGCACTGACACCTACGTTGCAACCCAAGACTTGATGCTCGCGGTCAACGCAGCCATCGCGCTCAAGCGGCCCTTGCTGGTCAAGGGAGAACCAGGCACAGGCAAGACTATGCTTGCAGAAGAGGTGTCCCAAGCCCTGGGTTTACCCCTGTTGCAATGGCACATCAAATCCACGACCAAGGCCCAGCAAGGCCTGTACGAATACGACGCAGTGAGTCGTCTACGTGACAGCCAAATGGCGGATCCCGAAAGTGCAGCACGCGTCAAAGACATCAACAACTACATCCTCAAAGGTGTGTTGTGGCAGGCGTTCACCTCCGAGCAACCGGTGGCTTTGTTGATTGACGAGATCGACAAAGCTGACATCGAGTTTCCCAACGACCTGTTACGCGAACTCGACCGCATGGAGTTTTATTGCTACGAGACGCGCCAGCTCATCAAAGCGAAAACCCGCCCTTTGGTGTTCATCACCTCGAACAACGAGAAAGAGCTGCCCGACGCGTTCTTGCGTCGCTGCTTCTTCCACTACATCAAGTTCCCGGATGCCGACACCATGCGCCACATCGTGCAGGTGCACTTCCCCACCATCAAGCAAGACTTGCTAAGCGTGGCGATGAAAACCTTCTTTGACATTCGCAACTTACCTGGCTTGAAGAAAAAGCCATCGACCAGTGAGCTGATTGATTGGCTCAAGTTGTTGGTAGCCGAAGACATCCCACTTGAAGCCCTGCAAACCGCAGACGACAAAGTGTCCATCCCGCCACTCGTGGGCGCCCTGTTGAAAAATGAACAAGACACGACCTTGTTTGAAAAACTCGTGTTCATGCAAAGCCGCAACCGTTAA
- a CDS encoding vWA domain-containing protein has product MLIDFFYTLRAAKLPVSVKEYLTLLEALQAQVVGPGSDACSMDDFYVLSRLILVKDEKHYDKFDRAFGAYFKGVELLTDFTQEVPLDWLEKILQKELTPEQKAAIEKMGWDELMETLKKRLEEQKERHEGGNKWIGTGGTSPFGNGGYNPQGIRIGGKGGNRSAVKVWDQRAYRDYDDTQELGTRNIKVALRRLRRFAREGSVEELDLDGTIHKTAANAGFLDILMRPERHNNVKVLLLMDVGGTMDDHIARVEELFSAAKAEFKHLEFYYFHNCVYDFMWRNNKRRYAEKFETWDIIRKYNKDYKLIFIGDATMSPHEIVQPGGSVEYNNEEAGAEWLQRLLHAFPKFAWINPEPQGVWEYRQSIAIIQQIVSNRMYPLTLKGLEEAMRMLSK; this is encoded by the coding sequence ATGCTGATCGACTTCTTCTACACCCTGCGCGCCGCCAAGCTGCCGGTTTCGGTGAAGGAGTACCTCACCCTGCTTGAGGCGCTGCAAGCCCAAGTGGTGGGCCCCGGCAGCGATGCCTGCAGCATGGATGACTTTTATGTGTTGAGCCGCCTCATCCTCGTCAAAGACGAAAAGCACTACGACAAGTTCGACCGCGCGTTCGGTGCCTACTTCAAAGGCGTGGAGCTGCTGACCGACTTCACCCAAGAAGTGCCGTTGGATTGGTTAGAAAAAATTCTTCAAAAAGAACTCACGCCTGAGCAAAAAGCTGCCATTGAAAAAATGGGCTGGGACGAGTTGATGGAGACCTTGAAGAAACGCCTCGAAGAACAAAAAGAACGTCACGAAGGTGGCAACAAATGGATTGGCACGGGTGGCACATCGCCCTTTGGCAATGGTGGCTACAACCCACAAGGCATTCGCATCGGTGGCAAGGGCGGCAACCGAAGTGCCGTCAAGGTGTGGGACCAACGCGCCTACCGCGACTACGACGACACCCAAGAGCTGGGCACACGCAACATCAAAGTGGCCTTGCGTCGCTTGCGCCGCTTTGCACGAGAAGGATCGGTCGAAGAACTCGACCTCGACGGCACCATTCACAAGACTGCAGCTAACGCCGGTTTCTTGGATATCTTGATGCGCCCCGAGCGCCACAACAATGTGAAGGTGTTGTTGCTCATGGATGTGGGCGGCACCATGGACGACCACATTGCCCGCGTCGAAGAACTGTTCAGCGCAGCCAAAGCCGAGTTCAAACACCTGGAGTTTTATTACTTCCACAACTGCGTGTACGACTTCATGTGGCGCAACAACAAACGCCGCTATGCCGAGAAGTTTGAAACCTGGGACATCATTCGTAAGTACAACAAAGACTACAAGCTCATCTTCATTGGCGACGCCACCATGAGCCCGCATGAAATTGTGCAGCCCGGTGGCAGCGTGGAATACAACAACGAAGAAGCCGGTGCCGAGTGGCTACAACGTCTCTTGCACGCATTTCCCAAGTTTGCCTGGATCAATCCCGAACCCCAAGGCGTGTGGGAATACCGCCAAAGCATTGCCATCATTCAACAAATCGTCAGCAACCGCATGTACCCGCTCACACTCAAAGGCTTGGAAGAAGCCATGCGAATGCTGAGCAAGTGA
- a CDS encoding Crp/Fnr family transcriptional regulator, whose protein sequence is MGDIPTHVYYPVGAIVSMMIDMADGYSVETYMLGKSSTVGALNAPSFYRAYVRSSGLAYRLPMSILQREYLFCPVYMRVAMTAMRRMLMQLSQSIACGKHHSLEQQLIRWMLITLDRISTSKIAITHKELSGILGFRREAMTLSLKRLTGLGYIESRRGEIEVINRKGLEALSCDCYWIGQEKKRPVG, encoded by the coding sequence ATGGGAGACATACCAACCCATGTGTATTACCCCGTTGGTGCGATTGTGTCGATGATGATTGACATGGCTGATGGCTACAGCGTGGAGACCTACATGTTGGGTAAGTCCAGCACCGTGGGAGCTTTGAATGCGCCAAGCTTTTATCGCGCTTATGTCAGAAGTTCAGGCTTGGCCTATCGCCTACCTATGAGTATCTTGCAGCGAGAGTATTTGTTTTGCCCTGTCTACATGCGGGTTGCCATGACTGCCATGCGCCGTATGCTGATGCAACTTTCACAATCGATTGCCTGCGGCAAACACCACAGTCTGGAGCAGCAGTTGATTCGTTGGATGCTCATCACGCTGGACCGCATCTCGACATCCAAAATTGCCATCACACACAAAGAGCTGTCCGGCATTTTGGGGTTCCGACGCGAGGCAATGACGTTGTCGTTGAAACGACTGACAGGTTTGGGCTACATCGAATCGCGGCGAGGTGAGATTGAGGTCATCAACCGCAAAGGCTTAGAAGCGCTCTCGTGTGACTGCTATTGGATCGGTCAAGAGAAGAAGCGCCCTGTGGGGTAA
- a CDS encoding c-type cytochrome: MDRVEKILLILMLGMSTSSFADVNLVKDKQCMQCHDVTAERIGPSFQRIAKRWKGNPVAEQLLMSTIQQGTQDGGGQHWSSKANMPNSQERPLVSNDEAKKIVKWIMGLSV, translated from the coding sequence ATGGACAGAGTTGAAAAGATTTTGCTGATCCTCATGCTGGGCATGAGCACATCCTCATTTGCGGATGTCAATCTGGTCAAAGACAAGCAATGCATGCAGTGTCACGATGTCACGGCTGAGCGCATCGGCCCTTCATTTCAGCGCATTGCCAAGCGTTGGAAAGGTAACCCAGTGGCTGAGCAGCTGCTGATGTCGACGATTCAACAAGGTACCCAAGACGGTGGTGGGCAGCACTGGAGTTCAAAGGCAAATATGCCTAATTCCCAGGAGCGGCCCTTGGTCAGCAATGACGAGGCGAAAAAAATTGTCAAATGGATCATGGGCCTTTCAGTGTGA
- a CDS encoding SulP family inorganic anion transporter → MTTAQLQLSRANLSGDIWGGFAAMLVALPSAIAFGVTIFSPLGADFGAKGALAGMLGVTALGLIAATFGGTQRLISAPCAPAAAVLSALTIQMTQQGSGVGAVVLTLFLVAFISSLVQISFGLLRIGQLIKYMPFPVVSGYLSGVGLIIVMSQLPKWMALPKGMNWWQGLHAMELWQAPSLIVGAATAAFMLLAPRISKRVPAVIVGLLGGMLSYWLLAFTAWPELRNLHDNPFIIGPLSVGGEGFFESLLDPFRSLSESGMPNWTHIAFPAITLAVLLSIDTLKTCVVLDAMTGSRHDSNKELIGQGLGNLASSLIGGAPGAGTMGATLVNKASGGTTYLSGVFQGVWSLLAILLLTSLIAWVPVPALAALLIVIGFKMIDWHSLQLLKSKDTMIDFAVILIVVIVANTVSLIAASGVGVAMAIMLFLREQIHTSTIRRKSFGDKVFSSRVRGQRERDVLTETGRHTVIFELQGSLFFGTTDQLYTAIEPELSDAKFVVLDFMRVQSMDMTAGHMIERIRNMLAERHAKLVLTRVPERLPSGRDLRSYVDHIGLLSDSTAKIFDEFDEALEWIEDETLSLAGHAHVSHEGIPLGKFEIFHGLNAQEIAALERCAQHHVYQAGDLVFGADSTGHELMLISRGEVKVSLPLANGKTIHLTTFSRGQFFGEMSFLDGRAHSADVYATRETELIAIDRKAFATVAAGDPVMSISVMRSVALAIADRLRHANAELREMRQA, encoded by the coding sequence ATGACTACTGCTCAATTACAACTATCGCGCGCCAATTTATCTGGTGACATCTGGGGTGGTTTTGCCGCCATGTTGGTGGCATTGCCGTCGGCCATTGCCTTTGGCGTGACCATCTTTTCGCCGCTGGGCGCAGACTTTGGCGCCAAAGGCGCGTTGGCTGGCATGTTGGGGGTGACGGCGTTGGGCCTGATCGCTGCGACGTTTGGCGGCACGCAGCGCCTGATTTCTGCGCCGTGCGCGCCCGCAGCTGCGGTGCTGTCCGCCCTCACCATCCAAATGACGCAACAAGGCTCAGGTGTGGGGGCTGTGGTGCTGACCTTGTTTTTGGTGGCTTTCATCAGCAGCTTGGTACAAATTTCGTTTGGCTTGCTGCGCATTGGCCAGCTCATCAAGTACATGCCGTTTCCCGTGGTGAGTGGCTATTTGAGTGGCGTGGGCCTGATCATCGTGATGAGCCAGTTGCCAAAGTGGATGGCGCTGCCTAAGGGCATGAACTGGTGGCAGGGCCTACACGCGATGGAACTTTGGCAAGCACCAAGCCTTATCGTCGGTGCAGCAACGGCGGCATTCATGTTGCTGGCGCCACGCATTTCCAAACGTGTGCCTGCGGTGATTGTGGGCTTGCTAGGCGGAATGCTCTCTTATTGGCTGTTGGCCTTTACTGCCTGGCCGGAGTTGCGCAACCTGCACGACAACCCGTTCATCATTGGTCCACTGTCGGTTGGCGGCGAGGGCTTCTTTGAATCGTTGCTCGATCCCTTCCGCAGCTTGAGTGAATCTGGCATGCCTAACTGGACGCACATTGCGTTTCCTGCCATCACTTTGGCGGTGTTGCTGTCGATCGACACCCTCAAGACCTGCGTGGTGTTGGATGCCATGACAGGTTCACGCCACGACTCGAACAAAGAACTGATTGGTCAAGGCTTGGGCAACTTGGCATCTTCTTTGATTGGTGGCGCGCCCGGTGCTGGCACCATGGGCGCGACTTTGGTGAACAAGGCCAGTGGTGGCACCACGTATTTGTCGGGTGTGTTCCAAGGTGTGTGGTCCTTGTTGGCTATTTTGTTGCTGACCTCGCTCATCGCATGGGTGCCTGTGCCGGCCTTGGCTGCATTGCTGATCGTCATCGGTTTCAAAATGATTGATTGGCATTCTCTGCAGCTACTCAAGTCCAAAGACACGATGATTGATTTTGCGGTCATTTTGATCGTCGTCATTGTGGCCAATACGGTCAGCTTGATTGCCGCATCGGGCGTGGGTGTGGCCATGGCCATCATGCTGTTTTTGCGTGAGCAAATTCACACCTCTACCATCCGTCGCAAGTCGTTTGGTGACAAAGTGTTTTCTTCGCGTGTGCGTGGCCAGCGTGAGCGTGACGTGCTCACAGAGACAGGTCGCCACACCGTGATTTTTGAACTGCAAGGCAGCTTGTTCTTTGGCACCACCGATCAGTTGTACACCGCCATTGAGCCCGAGTTGAGCGATGCCAAGTTTGTGGTGCTGGACTTCATGCGCGTGCAGTCGATGGACATGACTGCAGGCCACATGATTGAGCGCATTCGCAACATGTTGGCCGAGCGCCATGCCAAGCTGGTGCTGACCCGCGTGCCTGAGCGCTTGCCCAGCGGGCGAGATTTGCGCTCGTACGTGGATCACATTGGTTTGTTGTCCGACAGCACGGCCAAAATTTTTGACGAATTCGACGAGGCGCTGGAATGGATTGAGGACGAAACCTTGTCACTGGCAGGCCATGCACATGTCTCACACGAAGGCATTCCCTTGGGCAAGTTTGAAATATTTCATGGTTTGAACGCACAAGAAATTGCAGCACTCGAGCGTTGTGCCCAGCATCATGTGTATCAGGCGGGGGATCTGGTGTTTGGCGCTGACTCGACGGGCCACGAACTCATGCTCATTAGCCGCGGCGAGGTGAAGGTGAGCTTGCCCTTGGCTAACGGCAAGACGATTCACCTCACCACGTTTAGCCGTGGGCAGTTCTTTGGCGAAATGTCTTTTTTAGATGGCCGCGCACACTCGGCAGACGTGTATGCCACGCGTGAAACCGAATTGATTGCGATTGATCGAAAAGCCTTTGCCACTGTGGCGGCAGGTGACCCTGTGATGAGCATCAGCGTCATGCGCTCGGTGGCTCTGGCCATCGCTGACCGCTTGCGTCATGCCAATGCTGAGCTGCGGGAGATGCGGCAGGCCTAA
- a CDS encoding TonB-dependent receptor family protein, translating to MSSHIAWSHFFPLVLGAATPLLHAQTPTTPLPDIVVQSGRLVQQQFDTPGSVYAIDADTLRSSGPQVNMSDVLNRVPGVVALNRNNYAQDVQISIRGFGSRAAFGLRGIRLITDGIPASMPDGQGQASTVSMTSTDRVEVLTGPLAQLYGNASGGVIQTFTREAGDKPEAQVQMYAGAFGMTRTDWQISQRTGQVGLIADYSTFATEGYRANSDARRQQLNSVITVDVQPDTRFKFIINVFDMPYAKDALGLTASQLATNPTQAGTGAIDARTRKAVKQEQTGLVMEHAVNRDLKFQTRVYGGNRTNLQYQAATATNPTGAWTGLTRQFEGMGLQVNGKAHVFDGQRMNWVVGTDIDHAQEQRQAGNAAVGEKTDTTRNELNEASNRDFYAQANWSLGERYTLTTGARQSHVTLKSRDDVPISGTHPDNGSGSVNYTATSPVLGLTWHAQDNLNIYINQGKGFETPTMSEAAYTLLTPSTIKGQFNPNLLASRSKHLELGTKWRPSSNTRVDAAWFQIKTDDEIVTVRSSGGKTAYANASQTSRDGFELALRHQYDSHWRGHVSATFMNATYAQGFSNFVNGTTNNVSAGNSLPAIPKRQLLTSLQWSEKGFSTAGQKPSLGLEASLELISRSSMWANDTNSTTANDYALAPGYAQLNTRVRQRYQVGPARVEVSVGVDNLTNKEAISSVIVNQSSKQYFEPGLPRAWIVGVQSQIPL from the coding sequence ATGTCATCACACATTGCTTGGTCGCATTTCTTTCCACTTGTCCTCGGTGCCGCAACGCCGCTGTTACACGCGCAAACACCCACCACGCCGCTGCCCGACATCGTGGTGCAAAGTGGCCGTTTGGTGCAGCAACAATTCGACACCCCTGGATCGGTCTACGCCATAGATGCTGACACATTGCGCAGTTCAGGCCCACAAGTAAATATGTCAGACGTGCTCAATCGCGTGCCTGGTGTGGTGGCCCTCAACCGCAACAACTATGCACAAGACGTGCAGATTTCTATTCGTGGCTTCGGCTCACGTGCAGCGTTTGGTTTGCGTGGCATACGTCTCATCACCGATGGCATTCCTGCATCGATGCCCGATGGACAAGGTCAGGCCTCGACCGTCAGCATGACATCCACAGATCGCGTCGAAGTGCTGACGGGGCCTTTGGCGCAGCTGTATGGCAACGCATCGGGGGGCGTGATTCAAACGTTCACACGTGAAGCGGGCGACAAGCCCGAAGCACAGGTGCAGATGTACGCTGGTGCATTTGGCATGACACGCACCGATTGGCAAATCAGCCAACGCACGGGTCAGGTGGGACTCATCGCCGACTACAGCACCTTCGCCACCGAAGGTTACCGTGCCAACAGCGACGCACGTCGTCAGCAACTTAACAGCGTGATCACCGTCGATGTGCAACCGGACACACGTTTTAAATTCATCATCAACGTCTTTGACATGCCCTATGCCAAAGATGCGCTGGGCCTGACAGCCAGCCAACTTGCAACCAACCCGACACAAGCAGGCACAGGCGCGATTGACGCCCGCACACGCAAAGCCGTCAAACAAGAACAAACAGGTCTTGTGATGGAGCATGCGGTGAACAGAGATTTGAAATTTCAAACTCGCGTCTATGGCGGCAATCGAACCAACTTGCAATACCAAGCGGCAACAGCAACGAACCCGACAGGCGCATGGACAGGGCTGACGCGTCAATTTGAAGGCATGGGGCTACAAGTCAACGGCAAGGCGCATGTCTTTGATGGCCAACGTATGAACTGGGTGGTTGGAACCGACATCGACCACGCGCAAGAACAACGTCAAGCAGGCAACGCTGCCGTGGGTGAAAAAACAGACACCACACGCAACGAACTCAATGAGGCCAGCAACCGAGACTTCTATGCCCAAGCCAATTGGTCACTGGGGGAGCGCTACACGTTGACCACGGGCGCGCGCCAAAGCCACGTCACCCTCAAAAGCCGTGACGATGTGCCTATTTCCGGAACACATCCAGACAATGGATCCGGCAGTGTGAATTACACAGCGACCAGCCCGGTTCTTGGGCTCACCTGGCACGCACAAGACAATTTGAATATTTACATCAACCAAGGCAAAGGCTTTGAAACACCCACGATGTCAGAAGCAGCCTACACACTGCTCACCCCCAGCACCATCAAAGGTCAATTCAACCCCAACCTCTTAGCATCGCGCAGCAAACATCTGGAGTTGGGCACCAAGTGGCGACCCTCGTCGAACACGCGGGTTGATGCGGCTTGGTTTCAAATCAAAACAGACGATGAAATCGTCACGGTGCGTTCGTCAGGTGGCAAAACAGCCTACGCCAATGCCTCTCAAACTTCACGGGATGGGTTTGAATTGGCGTTGCGCCATCAATACGACAGCCATTGGCGCGGCCACGTTTCGGCCACGTTCATGAATGCCACGTATGCGCAAGGTTTCAGCAACTTTGTGAATGGCACGACAAATAATGTGTCGGCAGGCAACAGCCTGCCGGCCATCCCCAAGCGTCAACTGCTGACATCGCTGCAATGGTCTGAAAAAGGTTTTTCTACCGCAGGACAAAAACCATCACTGGGACTTGAAGCCAGTCTCGAATTAATCAGCCGATCTAGCATGTGGGCAAACGACACCAACTCAACCACAGCCAACGACTACGCCCTAGCGCCCGGTTACGCGCAACTCAATACACGCGTACGACAACGCTACCAAGTGGGCCCTGCACGCGTGGAGGTGTCTGTGGGTGTGGACAACCTCACAAACAAAGAGGCCATCAGCTCTGTCATCGTGAATCAATCGTCCAAACAATATTTCGAACCTGGTTTGCCACGTGCGTGGATCGTCGGTGTGCAAAGCCAAATTCCACTTTGA
- a CDS encoding PQQ-dependent sugar dehydrogenase, which yields MAQAPTAPPASAIPPTWAQGRTPEQAALNLVPHPPGMTALPASDIPTDKLKVPAGFKVELWATGMPNARSMVQTPKGTLFVGTRFPGNVYAVVEKDGKREVKTIAKGLHRPNGVAFKDGSLYVAELSRIIRYDNIEANLDNPPAPVVVFDALPKDEPHGWKFMKLSPDGDYLYFQIGTPANITVQPVTHAVIVRLNLKTNIMETVAHGVRNSVGMDFHPVTKELWFTNNARDWVNDDLPNDTLHRVTRKGMNFGYPFCHQGDLLDIDFGKGRSCDEFDKPVLKIGPHVAALGMRFYTGKQFPAEYTHNIFIAEHGSWNRTKKTGFDVVRVALDAKGNVTKKEVFVSGWIQGDDFWGRPADVHVMKDGSMLVSDDVAGAIFRISHSK from the coding sequence ATGGCGCAAGCGCCAACCGCCCCTCCCGCATCAGCGATTCCACCCACCTGGGCGCAAGGCCGCACCCCCGAACAAGCAGCATTGAATCTCGTGCCGCATCCACCTGGCATGACGGCCTTGCCCGCCAGCGACATTCCAACCGACAAACTCAAAGTACCCGCTGGTTTCAAGGTCGAGCTGTGGGCCACGGGCATGCCTAACGCGCGCTCGATGGTGCAAACACCCAAAGGCACTTTGTTTGTGGGCACACGTTTCCCAGGCAACGTTTACGCCGTGGTTGAAAAAGATGGCAAACGCGAAGTCAAGACGATTGCCAAAGGTCTGCACCGTCCTAACGGTGTGGCATTCAAAGATGGCTCGCTGTATGTGGCCGAGCTGTCACGCATCATTCGCTACGACAACATCGAAGCCAACTTGGACAACCCACCTGCGCCCGTGGTTGTGTTTGATGCACTGCCCAAAGACGAGCCACATGGCTGGAAGTTCATGAAGCTCAGCCCAGACGGCGACTACTTGTATTTCCAAATCGGCACGCCTGCCAACATCACCGTCCAACCTGTGACACACGCCGTGATTGTTCGCTTGAACCTCAAGACCAACATCATGGAGACTGTGGCTCACGGGGTGCGCAACAGCGTCGGCATGGATTTTCATCCGGTCACCAAAGAACTTTGGTTTACCAACAATGCACGTGATTGGGTCAATGATGATTTGCCCAACGACACCTTGCACCGCGTCACACGCAAGGGCATGAATTTTGGCTACCCCTTCTGCCACCAAGGCGATTTGCTTGACATCGACTTCGGCAAAGGCCGCTCATGCGATGAGTTCGACAAGCCAGTGTTGAAGATTGGCCCGCACGTCGCAGCTTTGGGCATGCGCTTTTACACAGGCAAGCAGTTCCCTGCTGAGTACACCCACAACATCTTCATCGCTGAACATGGCTCTTGGAACCGCACCAAGAAAACAGGCTTTGATGTGGTGCGTGTCGCACTGGATGCCAAAGGGAATGTCACCAAAAAAGAAGTCTTTGTGTCCGGTTGGATTCAAGGCGACGATTTCTGGGGTCGCCCTGCGGACGTCCATGTGATGAAGGACGGCTCGATGCTTGTGTCTGACGACGTGGCGGGTGCCATCTTCCGCATCTCGCACAGCAAATAA
- a CDS encoding c-type cytochrome produces the protein MAFFFAACAVPHAWAAPDAVAGKAKAQLCAACHGENGVSSIPDTPHLAAQPPLSIFYQLLQFRDQRRKGGGMEVIATTLTEQDMRDIAAHYATLPAPAPQAGGDAQKIARGQQIAQQQYCSSCHGAQLQGQKHVPRLSGQSHTYFVTQLRNLRSGARADMDGTMASAARSLTDEEIDAMAAYARSLP, from the coding sequence ATGGCCTTTTTTTTCGCAGCATGTGCTGTACCGCATGCATGGGCGGCACCGGATGCCGTGGCGGGCAAAGCCAAAGCTCAGCTGTGTGCTGCTTGCCATGGTGAAAACGGCGTGTCATCTATTCCAGACACACCGCACTTAGCCGCACAACCGCCGTTGTCCATCTTTTACCAATTGCTGCAGTTCCGTGACCAGCGCCGCAAGGGCGGGGGCATGGAAGTTATCGCGACCACACTGACTGAACAAGACATGCGCGACATTGCTGCCCACTACGCCACGCTGCCGGCACCAGCGCCTCAGGCGGGTGGCGATGCGCAAAAGATTGCACGTGGTCAACAAATTGCACAACAGCAATATTGTTCGTCCTGCCACGGCGCACAGCTGCAAGGACAAAAGCATGTGCCCCGTCTGTCGGGTCAATCACACACCTATTTCGTCACACAGCTGCGCAACCTTCGCTCGGGTGCGCGCGCCGACATGGACGGCACCATGGCCAGTGCGGCACGCAGTTTGACGGATGAAGAGATTGATGCCATGGCTGCGTACGCGCGTAGCTTGCCTTGA
- a CDS encoding amidohydrolase family protein, whose protein sequence is MTQPSQPTWRLPANACDAHVHVFGPKARFAYANTPGAKPAEAPKEKLFALHKQLGITRCVIVQSMVHGFDNAVVEDAITAGHGHYLGVALTPAHVDHAELKRLAAAGFRAVRFNFMKHLGMGTTPDELVALTHRLADHQMHLQVHFESSLIHELGPCFQKSAVPVVIDHMGRVDAELGLHHADFQALCRLLDDPKFHVKVSGIDRIQARVPLTVPPYTQGIELAKHLVENFSHQCVWGTDWPHPNHTHVPDDGVLVDALQHIAPTAALMQQLLVDNPQALYRFEN, encoded by the coding sequence ATGACGCAACCTTCGCAACCCACATGGCGCTTGCCCGCCAATGCTTGCGATGCCCACGTCCATGTGTTTGGCCCCAAAGCACGATTTGCTTACGCCAATACACCGGGGGCTAAACCCGCCGAGGCGCCCAAAGAGAAGCTCTTTGCGCTGCACAAACAACTGGGCATCACGCGCTGTGTGATCGTGCAATCCATGGTGCATGGTTTTGACAATGCGGTCGTGGAAGACGCCATTACCGCAGGCCACGGCCACTACTTGGGCGTGGCCCTGACGCCTGCGCACGTAGACCACGCAGAGCTCAAACGCTTGGCTGCAGCCGGCTTTCGGGCTGTGCGCTTTAACTTCATGAAACACTTGGGCATGGGCACAACCCCCGATGAACTCGTGGCATTGACCCACCGGCTAGCAGATCACCAAATGCACTTGCAAGTGCATTTTGAAAGCAGCTTGATCCACGAACTCGGCCCTTGTTTTCAAAAATCTGCCGTTCCTGTGGTGATCGACCACATGGGCCGTGTCGATGCAGAGTTGGGCTTACACCATGCCGATTTTCAAGCCCTGTGCCGCTTGTTGGACGATCCCAAGTTTCATGTGAAGGTGAGTGGCATTGACCGCATTCAAGCGCGCGTGCCCTTGACTGTGCCGCCTTACACACAGGGCATCGAATTAGCAAAGCATTTGGTCGAAAACTTTTCACACCAATGTGTGTGGGGAACCGATTGGCCTCACCCCAACCACACGCACGTGCCAGACGATGGCGTGCTGGTCGACGCGCTGCAACACATCGCCCCCACCGCGGCGTTGATGCAGCAGCTGTTAGTAGACAACCCACAAGCGCTTTATCGCTTTGAAAACTGA